The following proteins are encoded in a genomic region of Notolabrus celidotus isolate fNotCel1 chromosome 19, fNotCel1.pri, whole genome shotgun sequence:
- the gtf3c4 gene encoding general transcription factor 3C polypeptide 4 translates to MAAASPSDSADLLPEDVVIKTEPGPEEDLLLTPEDIPLKRDPVVSLSAPVCGLQPLFWSQDHRLAVCTTSSLSMMELVCDVHCNKQDLMLHRTSIPVPTDVYKLRVGPASELEQAMEKFSTHQDPTIRQDFLSDRVMNPSVGVHKGIKYASWSPLGCDSSGRCLLACLTLEQRLTIHNSHKRLEWNMLVDLSRKYSERLKERGYAKKDNKPPEVDLLDYDELRRRFRMQTPLRMEWSSVYIMKQVQPNNTCLDVEMVLLAVLMENGDVVLWKFVLPFLDGADVTFYDVIESGVTRPSDLAWWEYESGERRMSGLIIGSEVGPVKIVPVSLSGVKGYFTLRHPVILWKECDEIAVENIKCVPMIHPIQKTSCSLIVASRGCYVFWCLLMISPAGLNVHNSHVAGLHSLPVISLAVSQHGVAVYTCSLDGWIKKLTPTFTESTVIFKQEDMLQPENLTGRRINGIAVSHNGAYIALCSTQGMVDGCHPVSRNYLVHFVTLKTPEKAAALLLKSPSQSLYKMADLLDLVRWQILKNKCIPAALQEEIDQKIQEVDSLYFWRFKLFLVRILYQSLQKPQSENRWKPSHDENKVFVQDDPEEEQEDEEDEEEDGKDEEDAAQEEAEPVEVKQEKVSVEEQMEEVQAWINAVETHLMRENMKKVLGVVYLNTWITENTSIPTCGLMEFLSRDANDRASEVLIGLIKKKMNKQSFSERCSLCQAVLPFSDHKQAICQNGHMWLRCVLSYRACQTLTFRRCLLLDTIARLPEPEDPDWIKKILLAPCTLCDSPMI, encoded by the exons ATGGCGGCTGCCAGTCCGTCAGATTCAGCGGATTTACTGCCGGAGGATGTTGTTATCAAGACGGAACCAGGACCTGAGGAGGACCTGCTCCTCACCCCGGAGGACATACCCCTCAAGAGGGACCCCGTGGTCTCGCTGTCGGCCCCGGTCTGCGGACTGCAGCCTCTCTTCTGGTCTCAGGATCATCGCCTGGCCGTCTGCACCACCAGCTCCTTGTCTATGATGGAGCTGGTCTGCGACGTCCACTGCAACAAACAAGACCTCATGCTGCACCGGACCTCCATCCCTGTCCCCACCGACGTGTACAAACTGAGG GTTGGACCTGCATCTGAGCTAGAGCAGGCGATGGAAAAGTTCTCCACACATCAAGACCCGACAATAAGGCAGGACTTCCTGTCTGACAGAGTCATGAACCCGTCAGTAGGAGTGCACAAAGGAATCAAATACGCCAGCTGGTCTCCGTTGGGCTGTGACTCGAGCGGGCGTTGCCTGCTCGCTTGCCTAACACTTGAACAAAGACTTACAATTCACAACAGCCACAAGCGTCTCGAGTGGAACATGCTCGTGGATCTCTCTAGAAAGTACAGCGAGAGGCTAAAGGAGCGAGGCTACGCCAAGAAAGACAATAAGCCTCCAGAGGTGGACCTGTTGGACTACGATGAGCTGCGGAGGCGTTTCCGTATGCAGACTCCTCTGAGGATGGAGTGGTCAAGTGTTTACATCATGAAACAGGTTCAGCCCAACAACACGTGCTTAGATGTGGAAATGGTTCTCCTCGCTGTCTTGATGGAAAATGGAGACGTTGTTTTGTGGAAGTTTGTGTTGCCCTTTTTAGACGGAGCTGATGTCACGTTTTATGACGTCATCGAGTCAGGCGTGACCAGACCTAGTGACTTGGCGTGGTGGGAGTACGAGAGCGGAGAGCGCCGTATGAGTGGCCTGATCATCGGCAGTGAGGTGGGACCAGTCAAGATCGTTCCAGTCAGCCTGTCGGGAGTGAAGGGATACTTCACCCTGCGTCACCCCGTCATCCTGTGGAAGGAGTGCGACGAGATCGCCGTGGAAAACATCAAATGCGTCCCGATGATCCATCCAATCCAAAAGACCAGCTGCAGTCTCATCGTGGCCTCGCGTGGCTGCTACGTCTTCTGGTGTCTGCTCATGATTTCACCCGCAGGACTAAATGTTCACAACTCTCACGTGGCGGGGCTTCACTCGCTCCCTGTCATCTCACTAGCGGTCAGTCAACATGGCGTTGCCGTGTACACCTGCTCCTTGGACGGGTGGATTAAAAAGCTGACACCAACATTTACAGAGAGCACTGTGATTTTCAAACAAGAGGACATGTTGCAACCCGAGAACCTCACAGGGAGGAGGATCAATGGGATCGCAGTGAGCCATAACGGAGCGTATATCGCACTCTGCAGCACACAAGGAATGGTGGATGGCTGTCATCCAGTAAGCAGGAACTACCTGGTTCACTTTGTGACCCTGAAAACACCAGAGAAGGCAGCAGCACTGCTCCTGAAGTCGCCCTCACAGAGCTTGTACAAAATGGCTGACTTGCTGGATCTTGTCAGGTGGCagattttgaaaaacaaatgcaTCCCTGCTGCGCTGCAGGAGGAAATTGACCAGAAGATCCAGGAAGTAGACTCTCTATACTTTTGGCGGTTCAAGCTGTTTTTGGTGCGGATACTTTACCAGTCACTACAGAAACCTCAATCAGAAAACCGCTGGAAACCTTCACATGACGAAAACAAGGTGTTCGTACAGGATGACcctgaggaggagcaggaggacgaggaagatgaggaggaggatggaaagGATGAAGAAGATGCTGCACAAGAGGAGGCAGAGCCAGTTGAGGTGAAACAGGAGAAGGTCAGCGTGGAGGAGCAGATGGAGGAGGTGCAGGCTTGGATCAATGCTGTGGAAACGCACCTGATGAGAGAAAACATGAAGAAGGTGCTGGGGGTGGTCTACCTTAACACCTGGATCACTGAGAACACCAGCATCCCCACCTGTGGCCTGATGGAGTTCCTGTCCAGAGACGCCAACGACAGAGCGTCAGAG GTTCTGATTGGCCTcatcaagaagaagatgaacAAGCAGTCGTTCTCGGAGCGCTGCAGCCTGTGTCAGGCCGTACTGCCCTTCTCAGACCACAAACAAGCGATCTGTCAAAACGGTCACATGTGGCTCAG GTGTGTGTTGTCATACCGAGCCTGCCAGACGCTGACGTTCAGACGTTGCCTCCTGCTGGATACCATCGCCAGACTGCCAGAGCCTGAGG ATCCAGACTGGATAAAGAAGATCCTGCTGGCGCCCTGCACGCTCTGCGACTCACCAATGATCTAG